A window of Sagittula sp. P11 genomic DNA:
AAGAAAATGACTTTGGAAAAGCTGCTCGACCAGACCGCCACCAGGACGATCCAGTATGTCTACGACTTCGGTGATGACTGGGACCACAGCATCCGGATCGAGCGGGTGGGCGAGGCCACTCAGGGCGTGACCTATCCGCGGCTTCTGAAGGCCGCGGGGGCCTGTCCACCGGAGGACGTCGGCGGCGCCTGGGGCTACGAAGAGTTCCTCGAAGCCCTCGCCGATCCCGATCACGAGCAGCACGAGGACATGGTCCACTGGTCGGGCGGGGACTTCGACGCCGAGGATGCCGGGGCCGGCACCATCATCGAACGCTTCGAGCGGCTGGCGAAGAAATGGGCCCCGCGGCCTCGCAAACCCAAAACTACGATCTGAGTGACGCCAGCGACCGCGGCCTACGCCGGATGGTTACGATCATAGCGACGGGAAGCAACTTTCACCGCATCCGAAATTTCGAAGACGGAAAAGAACCCAATTCCAAATTTCCCAATAGCCGACACCTTCTTTGACTTAAGGCCAGGAAACTCCGCAATGAGGGCCTCAGAGTTCCAGAAAGACTTTCCAAAGTCCACCAAAGTCGTACTTAAAGTGCTCTCACTCATGCCTATTCCATCATCGTCAACCGTTACAATTGCGAGAGCCGAATCTGATGGATGGTGGTCAATTACAATTGAAACACTTCCCATTTCACGACCAGCGTTTAGAAGAGATCGCTTCGCCCTGACTGCGTCCACCGAATTTTGTACTAGTTCTCGAAACGGGACAATTTGGGAGGGACCATACAAATTTCTCCCTCCCAAAGTTCTCGCCATTAGAAGCGGGTCTGAAATTTTTATGCTCGCATCAATCGGACGCCAAGACGTTGTTCGAACCCGCTCAGAAAACTCTGCTGGCGAAACAACTCCCGATACGCGCGCAGCAGCGAAGCTTTCAAGCCCCATGTCTCCAAGTATCGCATTAGACGACTTTATTTCTCTATCAAGTAGTAGGGCCAGATCATACGCTACCCACCAGGCATCAGCGTCGTCCACAGAGAAGGATGTCGAGGATGTAAAGTTGATAGCGTCTTTGGTTCGCGTAAGCCGGTTCAACTTGTTTTGCGCTCGCCAATGGAGATCTGAAACCCCACTGGGTCCTAAAGCAGCATAAGCCATAATAGGCGCCCGAGTTCGGTCCACTTGCGCGGCGTCTGCGCATCTAATCAAACACCCAAGTTTTCGTTCATTGACGACCCAAGACGGAGGCAATTTGTGGCTTCCGCCGACAGTCTCGCGAAGATCTGCTTGAACTCTCGAGGGGCTCCAATGGTGACTGTGCGCAATCCTGCCGATGGTTTCGCCGAATGAAAGGCGCAATTCGCTGTCATCAATTAGGTATATGGTCCCGGAAGTTTGTGATTTCCACTCTCGAGTGCAAAGCATTGAAGCTTGTTCTGCATGAAGTCCTCGGAGGACTTCGAACAATATTGCGTCTTCATTATCACCGTTTTCCAGACCCGTTGCCGCGTCTTTCCACAGAGTGGTTTCACGCAAACCTTCTCGTCCCTTCTCATAAGCAAGTGTTGTCAAACCGGCATCGTGGACAAGCGCCGCAGCTCCGAAGACAAACGCCTCCGCGGGATTTAGGCTCCAACTATCTCCAGCCACGAGCTCAGCGGCTTCCCACATTGCGTCAAGATGCGAGATATCATGGACAGTGAGACCCCTGCAGTCATTCGGAATATGAGAAACCAGTTGAGCCACTTTGCTGCGCATGTTGAGCAGCTGTTGCCTGAGCATTTCTCGTTCTTCACAGTGTGGGTCCTCTGGCCGCGCTTCAAGAGCGTCAGTCCAAAGTCTCGTATTCTTAAAACCCATGTCCGACTCAGCATTTTGTTTGTCCAGACCATGAGCGTACCAGCCTCATCGCGTCTTGTGATAGACGGTGAAATAGAATTTTTGGTTGCAAGGATCATTTGGAAACTAGGTCAACGGCCGGCAAAGATAGTGGCAATCGTCAGCTTCTTTGCCCCTTATCTTGGGACTGAGTGGCAGGCACCTCGGGCGCTGACAGAGCCGAAACTGATGGGTACTGCTCAGCGTTTGGCAGCTTTTCTCGCAATACAAACCTATGTAGGCGGCTCAACGAAGGTAAGTTCTACGCCGTTATTGCGAGATTCCGAACGCAATCTGTTGCGCACTCTGGACCATCCGAGTCGGATAATCTCGGACGGTCGGACAACAGTTGTCTCGGAAAACGAATATCTCTGTATTTTTAGGATCTTAGTGGTGCCCCCACACGGACTCGAACCGCGGACCTACTGATTACAAATTACGAAGCAATCAAGTATTTTCAAACACTTAGAATATTTTGGCTGTCGAAAAATTCTGTTCCTTTCCAATACCTTCCAAAATGTCGAACCGTCAGGGTGTCGGATAGCTAGGGCACGCCGCCCGCCAGGCTGGCGCTGGCAAGCAACTTGAAATGCCGAGGAACAATTATAGGTTGCGAAAAAATGGGCATGGCTCCGGAATGCAGATCCCGATACCAAAAGGCTTCTCAGCAACCGTCATATGCGGACAATGCGACGGCGACGTCGAACCGCTGCCAGGTGGGTCAGATCAGCCTGACCAAGTGGTGTGTGTGAACTGCCAAAATACTGCGACCGTTCTCGCTGCCCGGTCATCAGTGCAGAGGTTCGTCAAGTATGAACATGTACGCCAGCTATACATGGAAGCGATCAGAAAGACTGGCGCTGACAAGCCGAGCAACGAGACCATCGATATTATGGAAGACGAGGAATTTCCCTTTGTCCTCAAGCCTGAATGATACAGCGCGGGCGACCAAATGCTGGATTTCAAGCGGATGGCCCACTCACCTAGCGTTCTATCACGTCAGCATCGAGGTGCCGCTAAGCCAGCGCTGATACCGCCACTAGTCCCAACAGTATAATGGCAATCGTGACGATCAGATACTCTATCCTCAAGTGATTGTAGAAAGGTGTCGGAGAAAAGCAGTCCCCGCACCGCGAACTGCCAAACCGCAGCCGGTGCCCGCAAAGGGGACAGTGAAACAATCTGACAACTCGCATTCTCGGTCCCACGATCCTTGCAACCATCGAAGGTTTACCTTCTGTGATCCAACGGAATGCAGCAAGTGTGATGGTTGTGCTTGATTAGCGTTGGCTAACTTTTCTGCGCAAACTCTCTGCACTGCCGCAAAATCCGGCCCGAAGCACAAATAAGCCCCGCCCGGCTGTCACACCAGGCGAGGCTTTGTCGTATGAGGAGAGGCTGCCCTACGGCGCGGGCCTTCATGGGCACGCCGCCCGGTAGTCGGAGATCTGCGCCGTCAGCCCCTCGGCCGTCTTCTGAGTGTCCGACCTGGACGGCAAGAACAGACCTTCGCCCCAGATCCTGCAAAGCGTGTGCTCAGTCTCGATACCGGATGTCGGCCGGTTGAGCCACACGGCGCAGCCGCTCACGGTCAACACGAGCGCGCACCTCAGAGCTGCGGCGGAAATCCCTTGCATCGGCTTTGTCCTTTGCGGTGCGGCGGCCGCGACGGGCGCCCAGGTGGAAAAGCAGCAGGCCCGCGATCAGCAGGCCCACGGTGTGGGTGACGGCTTGGCCCAGGGCGCTGCCGGCAAGCCAGCGCATCATCGGCCCACGTTCGCGCCGGTGCGCGCGTCCTCGATGCGAGCGGCCTTCATCTGCCGGATCAGGATGTAGCCCAGCACCAGCGCGCCAATTGCCAGCAGCACCGGCCAGTTCTGCTGCAGGGTCGGCAGCAGGTCCTGAGTGTCTGACATCAGATCCCGCACGACAGGCACCGCAGCCAGCACCCCACCCCCGGTCAGCGCGACCTCGGCCGCATCGCCGCCCTTCATCGTGCTGGAGCCCTCGGCCCGGAGATCCGCGGGCTCGATGTCACGCAGCCGGCGGGGTTCGGCCTTTGCCAGCATCGCCCAGGTCTGTTGCCCTGCCACGGCATCGGTGGCCAGCCCGTTGTCCGCCTGGAAGGCCAGCAGCGCCGCCCGCGTCAGCTCGGCAAACTTGCCATCAAGCCGGCCGGAGAAGTAGCGCAGGCTGGCCAGGTCCTCCTGCAGAATGCGCACGTCCGCGCCCTGGTCGCCGAAGCGCAGCACGGGCCGGTTGCTCGCGGGTGCGGCCTCGCCCAGGAACGACTTAATCTTCGCGCGCAGGTAATCGCCCACGGGATAGGCGCCCACGAGGTCGGGCTTGTAGGGTAGCCGGGCGATGTCCCACTTGCCCAGCTGGCGCACGCCCAGGGTCGGCTGCACCTCGGCATGGGTCAGCACGGTCTCGCGTGTGACGGGGATGCCGTGCGCCCGGCAGAGATCCGCGACAAGGGCGCAGGTTGCATCCACCTGCACCTCCGTCAGGGGCGATGGGCCGGGGCTGAACGGCATTTCGATGGCGTCCCGCATCCCGCACATGGCAATCCCGATCGAGCCGGTATTCAGATCGCGGGTGTGCGCGGCATAGTCGCCGTCGCTGGTCACGATGTTGTCGGCCAGCTCCTCGGTGCCGAAGATGATCCGGCCGTCATGTTCCACCAGGCGGTGATAGTGGCGGGTATCGAGGGCATTGGCGCGGCCGCCGCCGCCCGTCCAGTGGATGATGATGCGTTTCAGTCCCATGTAGCTTTCCTTTCAGCTAAGGCCGACGAACAAAGACCCGCCACGCGGCCGACCAGATCAGCCCGTGCATCCCGAAGTAGACGGGTATCCAGCTCAGGGCGCGCGGCGGGCGATAGTCGTGGATGAGCTGCACCTGCTCGGCGGCGTGCATCAGCAGCGACACGGACAGCAGGGCCGAAAACAGGCGCATGGTGAAGTTGATCCGCAGCGGCCAGCGCAGCTGCATGACGAGGGCTGCCAGAAGGACGGCAGAGATCACGTTGACCGGCACCAGGACATAGCTGACCGCGATCATTCTCTTGGCTCCCGATTGCTCCGCAGGCGGGCCGTCTCACGAAGAAGGCTGACCAGCCAGTCGTTTGATGAAAGCAGGCGCGCGATCACTTCGAGCACCCACCAGATGACAAAGCCGGTCAGCGCAGACCGCGCCAGAACGGCATCGAGGTCGTCGCCGCCCATCCAGGTCATGAAGGGCAAGCTGTCCGCCAACGGCGCGAAAATCACCCCCATGGTGATACCGACCAGCGCGCGGTAAACGGCATTCCGCGTGCCCTCCGGCGCCACCATGATGAGCGAGGCCATGACGCCAACCATTGCGCCGATCACGCGCACAGCCGCGCCATAGAGCCATTCGTTGTCTTGCATCAGATCCTCTCGTTACGCGTTCAGCCCGTGGAGCTTGTTGGAGGCGTTGATGCTCTCAGAGTGAGCCTTCACCTCCACGATCAGTTTCAGGAGCTCGGCCGGATCGGGCGCCGCCGGGTTGCTGATGTGCGCGCTACCAGTCACCGCTGGCATAGCCCCGGTGCCCACCGTTGTCGTGACGTTGGCAATAGCCGGCTGCCGCGCGCCGATGACCTTGTCTGCCCCGACGAAATAGGCGCCGTCGTGCCGGATGCGGAAACCCGTTGTCGGCGCACCCGTGTAGTCCGTCACGCCCTCAATGAAGTCCCGGCCGTCAGTGCCGAGCTTGCCGGTTTCAATGAGAAGCTCCGGCTCCGTCGCGCCTGTCGTGCGGGTCTGACGGATGACGGCCACCGACCGCTGATAGTTGCCGCTTTCCGCCAACAGGGCGACGTCGCCATCTGCTGCACCGAAACCGGGCGAGTAGACAACGTGCAGCCCCGGCCCCTTGTTGTTCTCGTTCTGCCTGAAATAGGCGATCGTGCCAGCAAATGCCGGTGTGCCTCCGGCATAGAAGCGCGCGAACATATTTGCCGCCGCAACATTTTGCCCCGCCATCGGCCCCGAGTAGCGGTAGGTTTCCTCTGGACCGAGCGTACAGGTCGGGCCGTTGCCTTCCCGATTGTCGAGGATCGCGCTCAGGGGGTTGAGGCCACCTTCGTCCCAGTCGTTGAAACCGATCACATGGCGGCCATGAAACGCGTTGGTGCCCTCGATACGAATGAGGCTCGGCAGCGCCCCGTTGTTCCGGAAGTTATTTCCGGTGATCGTACAACCAAGCCCAATGATCTCGATAAAGGTGTCGCATCCGACGGTCGTGCCGGGACCTTGGAAGTTGACCAGTTGGCAGCCGATGACCGGCGTATGACTGTCGATCCTGATAGCGGGGCGGAGCGCGCCGCCCAACAGGTTGGACCCGGCATGGAACTTGCAGGATTGAATGTGATGATGGTTGCCGCGCAGATCCATCATCATCCCATTGGACTTTTCGATCCGAAGGCCGATGAACTTGGAGCTGTTGGTATTGGCGGACGAGTTATTGCTGTTCAGCATGGTGATCGCCGCATCGCCGTCCGGCTGGCCGCCTCCGACGATCTCGCAGTTGATGCAGAACAGGTCCCACGCTTCGGTCGACTTCCACGCCGCGGTCCGGCCCGGCCGGAAGTGAACGTGCTCGAGCGTCCATCGCGCCGGGCGGTGCCCCTGGATGAGGGCCGTATCGGCGGAAGTGTTGATATAGAGGTCATCCCGTCCGATCGTCAGGTTCGCGATCTTCACGTTCACGGAGCCCGGATCTTGGGAATGCAGATCCTGGCCGGATGTAAACACGGTGCCCGTGCCCAGGATGTTCAGATAGGTGCCATAGGTCGAAGGCCCGGCCGAGCCCGTCGAGGCGATGCTCGGACCCTGACCGATGATCTGGATACCGCTGGGGAGTGCAAGCGCGCTCGGATCGAGGTTGATGACACCTGCCGGCAGGAAGACATTCGGCGCCCCACCTTCACCTAACTTGGCGCCCTCCCGGCTGGCGGCGGCGATCATGGCATTGAAGCGGGCCGTATGGTTTACGCCGATGCCCGGGAAGATGCCGAACGCTTCCGCGTGCCAGACCTTCCCGGCACTATACATCGGCCGCAAGTGCTGCCCGGCACCATTGTCCATCTGGACATCGCCACCCTCGTCCAAGGTTGCCCAGGCCAGCCCCATCACGACGTCGGTCAGGATCTCGTCGGGGCCATAGGTGTCGGCTGCTCCCAGCAGGGCCGCGGGATCGTCGTATCCGGGCCGATGCCGCCATGCCACGAAGTCGGAGTTTGCAGCATCCAGCCGGCGCCAGACCTTGACGCCACGGCCGACCAGTTGAAGGTGCAGATCGCCATCGGCAACCAATGCGCGGCCCTCTTCAACGGTGTCGCGCATTGGCGCTTGCGATGCTTCCGCGTAGAACCGGCTCGCCTGCTCGGACTGCGACGCAGCCAGTGCCGACGATGCAGCAGCCGTCTGGCTCGCGGCCGCGGCATGGGCGTCTGCGTTCACACCTGCCACTGTCGTCGTGGTCGGCCCCGTGACCAGCGATGTGCCGTCCGGAGAAAAGGCCAGCATCATGTCGCCGCGATCAGCGGGCGCGCCGTCGAAGGCGCCCACAGGACCGCGCGGCGTCGGCGTGCGCAATGTGCTCGCCAACTGCCGCTCAAGATCCTGCAAGCCCATGGTGATGCGGTTAAGCTGCTCCTGCAGGCTCACCTCACGCGGCGAGTAGACAGCCTCCCAGACCTGCCGGGCCTCCGTCACACGAACCAAATACATCGTGCGCCCGTCATGCGTCGCCGCGGCCGCCTCAGTCAGGATCACGTTTCCGTCGGAGGTCGAGCTTTTCGACGCGTCCGGGTCGATCGAGTATTCTTCCGGCTGGAGCGAGACCAGCCCGTCATCAGTCAGAACAATCGGTTGAACTGAACCATACGTGTATTCATGACCGACCGGATATGGACCGATCCCGTCGATAAAGTGGCCTTCCAGATCCGGCAGCTTCTCTACACCCATAGCGCGCGCCCTTCCGTGTCAGGTGTGGATGGTGCGCCCCGCCGGCGATGCCTCTTTCGCGGTTGCGGGGCGCACCCGGGCGACAGGCACATTTGCCTTGCCGCCAAACCCCACGCCGCAGCGCGGCCGGGGCTGTTCTGGATCAGGATCAACGCCCCTCTCCCAATGCGTTTGACCAGTCAGGTCCACGCTGCGGGGCCATCTCTCCGTGACCCCACCAATTGCCGTTTCCATAGTCCTGCCGCTGCTTCCGCTCCTGGCGCTTCCAGGTCGCCTCCGCATCCCCATCGAGCAAGAGTTGCAGCTGATCCGCCACCACGGCATCGAAGGCCACGCGCGTCGGCCAGAAGCTCGAGGCAACCGGCGTGTTGAACCGGACAAAATTCGCCACGTCGGCGCCCAGGTTGGTTTCCTCGCCCTCGATCATCGCGTTGACGTTGGACATGGGAATGCGCATCACGTCGCCGGCCAGGCCCGCGACGGGCCCGGCCAGTGTCTGCTCAATGCCGCCCCCAAAGCGGTTCCGCTCCGAGAATGCGAAATCGCCGAAGATCCCGAGACCGCCGGACTGCATGAGAGCGGCAAACCAGAACTTTGGTTCGTCCATCGGTCGCGGGTCACGGCCCTTAACCAGCTCCTTCAGCTGCACCGCGACTGCACCCATGGTCAGCATCGAGGCCGCGAGCGTCGCCAGATAAACGCCCTTGGTTTGCGGCGTCGGCAGCGACCGATAGAGGTGGATCTGCCCCATCGTCAGGGACAGGGCGTAATTCTTGAAACCCAGCGTTGACCGCAGCAGCTCGCCGCCGGCCGTGCCAGGGCGCGATGCGCCGAGCACCGACCGGGTGGCTCTCGTCCGCTTGGTAGGCACGAAGAGCTCCGCCTGATCCATCAACGCCGCCTGCAGCCGCAGCGCCACGCCTTCCGCGCGTGTGCGCGGGAGCGTCGACTGATGAGCCAGCCACCAGAACGGCGCGATGAAATCGGACCCGTTCGGCGCGATGAAGCGCCCGCCCTGGTCGAGACGCAGGGCGTCCCAGTCCTCGGCCGTGATGCCATTGCGCTCGAGGAGATTGCGCAACATGGGGTCCAGATCCGCCAAGGCCCGATCCGCCTCGCCGGCCATATGTCCCGCCGTTTCCATCTGAACGGCCGTCCTCATGCTGTCGGTCCAGTGGGCAAGCCCTTGGGCACGGATCACGAAACCGGACAGCCGGGACATGATGTCACCAGCCACCACATCGTTCGTGAGGCGCGCCGAACTGGTTGCGATCGACATGAGCGTTTCCGCGACGAAGCCGGCGCGGGCGGCGGTCTCGCGTGATGCGGAACTGAAGGTCAACGACATGGCGCGCGCCAGGACGTTTGCCGGGTTTTGGCCCATGGCCGTCGCGCCCGTGATGATCGTGGCCGTGTCGGTGACGGCCGACGCGATGGTGGCGCCGAGCTTCGTCGCCACGTTGAAGTGCCGGACGTTAGAGAAGAACCGGGCCCAGCCTTCATGCTCGGGCTGGTTCACCGCGCCGTTCGCGTGGAACATCTGGACCTGCGCGCGCTTTGTCGCCTGTGCGACGCGCTTTTTCAGGCCGGGGTCGCGTGACTTTTTCGCGATGATGTCGGCGGTGTTGACCGCAAACGCCAGCCCCGCGTTCGGGTTCGGACCGAAAACCCGCATCAGGGCGACCTCTCGGGCCATGGCGTCCATGCCCCCGATCATGGCCGCCCATGGGTCTGTCCGGCCAAACTGTTCGTTGTACGCCAGCCAGGCATCGCCGTTCTGGAAGTGCAGCACACGCGCGTCGTCGTACTTGCGATAGAGCGCCTTGCTTCCCAGCACCATCGTCGGCTCGCGATCCAGCGCGCCCTCCGTTGTGATCGTGTCGAAGATCCGCTGAAGGAACGCCAAGGCCTGAGGACGGTTCGGCCGCAAGGCCGCGTCCGTCACGAAGGGCTTGCCCGTATTCAAGTCAACGATGCGTGACCAGTCCAGCTGGTCAAACA
This region includes:
- a CDS encoding plasmid pRiA4b ORF-3 family protein; translation: MTLIARLRIILNDVEPMPMRHIEVPLKIRLDRLHEVIQAAMGWTDTHLYEFRVGDAGWGMPDPDGFYDGPMDAKKMTLEKLLDQTATRTIQYVYDFGDDWDHSIRIERVGEATQGVTYPRLLKAAGACPPEDVGGAWGYEEFLEALADPDHEQHEDMVHWSGGDFDAEDAGAGTIIERFERLAKKWAPRPRKPKTTI
- a CDS encoding ATP-binding protein, which gives rise to MGFKNTRLWTDALEARPEDPHCEEREMLRQQLLNMRSKVAQLVSHIPNDCRGLTVHDISHLDAMWEAAELVAGDSWSLNPAEAFVFGAAALVHDAGLTTLAYEKGREGLRETTLWKDAATGLENGDNEDAILFEVLRGLHAEQASMLCTREWKSQTSGTIYLIDDSELRLSFGETIGRIAHSHHWSPSRVQADLRETVGGSHKLPPSWVVNERKLGCLIRCADAAQVDRTRAPIMAYAALGPSGVSDLHWRAQNKLNRLTRTKDAINFTSSTSFSVDDADAWWVAYDLALLLDREIKSSNAILGDMGLESFAAARVSGVVSPAEFSERVRTTSWRPIDASIKISDPLLMARTLGGRNLYGPSQIVPFRELVQNSVDAVRAKRSLLNAGREMGSVSIVIDHHPSDSALAIVTVDDDGIGMSESTLSTTLVDFGKSFWNSEALIAEFPGLKSKKVSAIGKFGIGFFSVFEISDAVKVASRRYDRNHPA
- a CDS encoding peptidoglycan-binding domain-containing protein; protein product: MGLKRIIIHWTGGGGRANALDTRHYHRLVEHDGRIIFGTEELADNIVTSDGDYAAHTRDLNTGSIGIAMCGMRDAIEMPFSPGPSPLTEVQVDATCALVADLCRAHGIPVTRETVLTHAEVQPTLGVRQLGKWDIARLPYKPDLVGAYPVGDYLRAKIKSFLGEAAPASNRPVLRFGDQGADVRILQEDLASLRYFSGRLDGKFAELTRAALLAFQADNGLATDAVAGQQTWAMLAKAEPRRLRDIEPADLRAEGSSTMKGGDAAEVALTGGGVLAAVPVVRDLMSDTQDLLPTLQQNWPVLLAIGALVLGYILIRQMKAARIEDARTGANVGR
- a CDS encoding DUF6107 family protein — protein: MQDNEWLYGAAVRVIGAMVGVMASLIMVAPEGTRNAVYRALVGITMGVIFAPLADSLPFMTWMGGDDLDAVLARSALTGFVIWWVLEVIARLLSSNDWLVSLLRETARLRSNREPRE